A region from the Nilaparvata lugens isolate BPH unplaced genomic scaffold, ASM1435652v1 scaffold5577, whole genome shotgun sequence genome encodes:
- the LOC120356030 gene encoding LOW QUALITY PROTEIN: proteasome subunit alpha type-3-like (The sequence of the model RefSeq protein was modified relative to this genomic sequence to represent the inferred CDS: inserted 1 base in 1 codon), whose protein sequence is INLYLIINCVVFRNQYGNSVPLKYLNDRVSMYMHVYTLYSAVRPFGCSIIMGSYEKGQPVMYMVDPSGISHGYYGCAVGKAKQAAKTEIEKLKLSELTCKELVKEAARIIYMVHDELKDKSFELELSWVGKHTNGRHEFVPKAVLAEAEEAAKAAXEEHSDSDGEDM, encoded by the exons ATAAATTTGTATCTGATTATAAATTGTGTTGTTTTCAGGAACCAGTATGGTAACTCAGTGCCCCTGAAATACCTGAACGATAGGGTCTCGATGTATATGCACGTGTACACACTGTACAGTGCTGTCAGGCCGTTTGGCTGCAGTATTATTATGGGCTCCTACGAGAAAGGCCAGCCTGTCATGTATATGGTCGACCCGTCTGGAATATCTCAT GGTTATTACGGCTGTGCGGTTGGAAAGGCTAAACAAGCCGCGAAAACTGAAATCGAGAAGCTGAAACTCTCTGAACTCACATGCAAGGAGTTGGTGAAGGAAGCAGCTAGGAT AATCTACATGGTGCATGACGAGCTGAAGGACAAGTCGTTTGAGCTTGAACTGAGCTGGGTGGGCAAACACACCAATGGACGCCACGAGTTTGTGCCCAAGGCGGTGTTGGCCGAGGCCGAGGAAGCCGCCAAGGCCG ATGAAGAGCATTCCGACTCTGATGGCGAAGATATGTAA